Proteins co-encoded in one Aspergillus luchuensis IFO 4308 DNA, chromosome 6, nearly complete sequence genomic window:
- a CDS encoding SGNH/GDSL hydrolase family protein (COG:I;~EggNog:ENOG410PMS4;~InterPro:IPR013830,IPR036514;~PFAM:PF00657,PF13472), with product MSNTVAAAEEEGVYTPYDQFFLFGDSITEYSNAQDMGFGFHPALQNAYARRLDVVNRGLAGYNTLHALKAFPKCFPTPERANVRLMTIWLGANDASLPGFEQHVPIETYKQNLRNIIQHPLTKAQNPRIMIITPPPINEYQLAGFDAMKGNPHPTRTNAHTRTYGQAAREVAAEFGLPVADVWSAFMSSVGWKEGQPLVGSRDLPENAKFASLFTDGLHLAANGYRIVFEEVMKTIQESWPDQVPENLPYVFPPWALAPK from the exons ATGTCCAATACCGTTGCAGctgccgaggaagaaggcgtGTACACGCCTTACGAccaattcttcctcttcggcgaCTCCATTACCGAGTATTCCAATGCCCAGGACATGGGATTCGGGTTTCACCCAGCGTTGCAGAATG CCTACGCCCGCCGCCTGGACGTGGTGAACCGTGGATTAGC CGGATACAACACTCTCCACGCCCTCAAAGCCTTCCCCAAGTGCTTTCCTACCCCCGAGCGCGCTAACGTCCGACTCATG ACCATCTGGCTCGGCGCCAACGACGCCAGTCTCCCCGGTTTCGAGCAGCACGTCCCCATTGAGACCTACAAGCAGAACCTCAGAAACATCATCCAGCACCCCCTCACAAAGGCCCAGAACCCCcgcatcatgatcatcactcctccccccatcaACGAGTACCAATTGGCCGGGTTTGACGCTATGAAGGGGAACCCCCATCCGACTCGGACCAACGCGCACACCAGGACGTACGGTCAGGCTGCGCGCGAAGTTGCTGCAGAATTTGGTCTCCCCGTTGCGGATGTCTGGAGCGCGTTCATGTCGTCTGTTGGGTGGAAGGAGGGTCAGCCGCTGGTTGGGTCGAGGGATTTGCCTGAGAATGCCAAGTTTGCTAGTCTGTTTACGGATGGCTTGCATTTGGCTGCGAATGGGTATCGCATTGTGTTTGAGGAGGTTATGAAGACTATTCAGGAGAGCTGGCCCGATCAGGTGCCAGAGAACCTTCCTTATGTGTTCCCTCCTTGGGCGTTGGCGCCGAAATAG
- a CDS encoding bifunctional hydroxyethylthiazole kinase/thiamine-phosphate diphosphorylase (BUSCO:EOG09263GIG;~COG:H;~EggNog:ENOG410PFZZ;~InterPro:IPR029056,IPR000417,IPR036206,IPR022998, IPR034291,IPR013785;~PFAM:PF02110,PF02581;~go_function: GO:0003824 - catalytic activity [Evidence IEA];~go_function: GO:0004417 - hydroxyethylthiazole kinase activity [Evidence IEA];~go_function: GO:0004789 - thiamine-phosphate diphosphorylase activity [Evidence IEA];~go_process: GO:0009228 - thiamine biosynthetic process [Evidence IEA]), which yields MTLDLSVYLVTDSTPAILKGRDLCAVVEEAVKGGVTIVQYRDKKSDTGVQVETAKKLHQITKKYNVPLLINDRVDVALAAGVEGVHLGQDDMAIEVARKLLPENAIIGISASSIEEAQKAVAAGADYLGIGTMFATPTKTNTKSIIGTAGTQAILEAISESGRNVGTVSIGGINASNVQRVLYQSRAPHKALDGVAIVSAIMAADDPKAAAAEFVKLVSSPPPFVRSEAVTPARDTSALLEQVPQVVQEVVKGHPLVHNMINYVVANFVANIALSMGASPIMSPYGDEAVDLCQFDGALVINMGTLTSESIPNYLKALKAYNVRGNPVVYDPVGAAATSIRRGAVTQLMAGGYFDLIKGNEGEIRQVYGSSGVTQRGVDSGPSNLDSHKKAQLARDLARREHNIVLLTGATDYLSDGERVVAVSNGHELLGQVTGTGCAVGTVSGAFLTTHPKDKFLAVLSGILMYEIAAENAASKDTVKGPGSFVPAFLDELYAIRQAALKGDHSWFAGRAKVEEIQL from the exons ATGACTCTGGATCTCTCGGTATACCTGGTCACCGACTCAACCCCGGCTATCCTCAAGGGCCGTGACCTGTGTGCTGTCGTCGAGGAAGCTGTCAAAGGAG GTGTGACGATTGTCCAATATAGAGACAAGAAAAGTGACACGGGCGTCCAAGTAGAGACCGCCAAGAAACTGCACCAAATCACCAAGAAGTACAATGTCCCTCTGCTCATCAATGACCGTGTGGATGTCGCTCTTGCGGCTGGTGTAGAGGGTGTCCACTTGGGCCAAGATGACATGG CTATCGAGGTAGCCAGGAAGCTTCTCCCCGAGAatgccatcatcggcatcagTGCCTCCTCTATCGAGGAGGCGCAGAAGGCTGTTGCTGCAGGTGCCGACTACCTCGGAATCGGCACCATGTTCGCTACTCCGAC GAAAACCAACACCAAGTCCATCATTGGTACAGCCGGCACCCAGGCCATTCTTGAGGCCATCTCGGAGTCGGGCCGCAATGTTGGAACTGTCTCCATTGGTGGAATCAACGCTTCCAATGTCCAGCGCGTTCTCTACCAGTCCCGCGCTCCCCATAAGGCCCTGGATGGCGTTGCGATCGTCAGCGCCATCATGGCTGCAGATGACCCGAAGGCCGCGGCTGCTGAGTTCGTGAAGCTCGTCTCCAGCCCTCCCCCTTTCGTCCGGAGCGAGGCTGTCACCCCTGCCCGTGACACCTCCGCACTGCTCGAACAGGTGCCTCAGGTGGTCCAGGAAGTCGTCAAGGGCCACCCCCTGGTACACAACATGATCAACTATGTTGTGGCCAACTTTGTCGCCAATATCGCGCTATCCAT GGGCGCGTCGCCAATTATGTCACCGTACGGAGATGAAGCCGTCGATCTCTGCCAGTTCGACGGTGCCCTGGTCATCAACATGGGCACCCTCACGAGCGAGAGCATCCCCAACTACCTGAAAGCCCTGAAAGCATACAACGTGCGCGGCAACCCCGTAGTGTACGACCCCGTTGGCGCCGCAGCCACCAGCATCCGCCGTGGAGCCGTTACCCAGCTCATGGCCGGCGGGTACTTTGACCTCATCAAGGGCAACGAAGGCGAGATCCGTCAGGTGtatggcagcagcggcgtaACGCAGCGTGGTGTCGACAGCGGACCCAGCAACCTCGACAGCCACAAAAAAGCCCAACTGGCACGTGATCTCGCCAGGAGAGAAC ACAACATTGTTCTCCTCACCGGCGCCACCGACTATCTCAGCGACGGAGAGCGCGTCGTCGCGGTCTCCAATGGCCATGAGCTTCTCGGCCAAGTGACAGGC ACCGGCTGTGCCGTAGGCACCGTCTCGGGTGCCTTCTTGACCACCCACCCCAAGGACAAATTCCTCGCCGTGCTTTCAGGTATCCTGATGTACGAGATTGCCGCCGAGAACGCGGCATCCAAGGACACCGTAAAGGGACCGGGCAGCTTCGTACCGGCGTTCCTGGACGAGCTGTATGCCATCCGCCAAGCAGCTCTAAAAGGCGACCACAGCTGGTTCGCCGGACGGGCAAAGGTGGAAGAGATACAGCTGTAA
- a CDS encoding putative isochorismatase family hydrolase (COG:Q;~EggNog:ENOG410PP10;~InterPro:IPR000868,IPR036380;~PFAM:PF00857), giving the protein MASLSRVTRINNPALFICDLQEKFRHAIYEFPKVISTTTKLLRASTPLNIPIYITTQSRDKLGATVPELTTHLTSNPLVRADLDKTLFSMITPEMETLLPSPEKGEKALDVIIVGIETHICVLQTTMDLLRRGHRVYVCLDGVSSVNKEERGVAVARMRDAGAIVTTSESLLFEMLGDAGHEGFRGVSGLVREMKEETRGAVEGLAKI; this is encoded by the exons ATGGCCTCCCTATCCCGCGTAACCCGCATCA ACAACCCAGCCCTCTT TATCTGCGACCTCCAAGAGAAATTCCGACACGCGATCTACGAATTTCCCAAAGT TATAAGCACAACAACCAAACTCCTCCGCGCCAGCACACCCCTCAACATACCCATCTACATCACGACGCAATCGCGGGACAAACTCGGCGCTACAGTGCCCGAACTAACCACGCACCTAACCTCGAACCCACTCGTGCGCGCCGACTTGGACAAAACTCTCTTTTCAATGATAACGCCCGAGATGGAAACGCTCCTCCCCTCGCCcgagaaaggggaaaaggcaTTGGATGTGATCATCGTGGGGATTGAGACGCATATCTGCGTGTTGCAGACGACGATGGATCTGCTGCGGAGGGGACATCGGGTGTATGTGTGCTTGGATGGGGTGAGTAGTGTGAataaggaggagaggggggttgcggtggcgaggatgagagaTGCGGGGGCGATAGTGACGACGAGTGAGAGTTTGTTGTTTGAGATGTTGGGGGATGCGGGACATGAGGGGTTTAGGGGGGTGAGTGGGTTGGTTagggagatgaaggaggagacgAGGGGGGCGGTGGAAGGGTTGGCTAAGATTTAA
- a CDS encoding uncharacterized protein (COG:S;~EggNog:ENOG410PKPH) produces the protein MDAQYPFASRDDIWRVFEELKELHATQFEQAERIARLERRRDEDAKLRSVWGPLSPFPSSVGGTIPTEPVFHTPADAFKGFDQGHHHGAVSTMGLDNEEEPRRGTSRANSVRFDESAIHGYYGQANRSSSELPLRTGSGLGSHPLTERSLSHRSDGRQSSSGHSHHSARTNSLGLETTSRMMSSVGGSPLIPPPGLFLLGPVPCIIRCWLTTTFSNDSLLYAAVCSGSYTSSLGYPMVQTLGLADQVVYEGEMQYIKLPIYLPEASVHQASSRSSSPEPQVPTLTVRFLVREVEPGDTAIQIVLGSDVLRSHNADVLFSQDKIIMVDDERNKVSIPLVRPEDDSVFKSLSTMSDAARIGRKARSVHEDIQADTNGHATFGVIGRPPSLSRRGTSTSASARESLEGSEESRKARPETQELPTDTDTQKEPKSATEVDAQASGPARVEAAGVWGSWKRESKPDSNPSATGKATRGRTMKVLRPTKSSTRVPTATTVPSSSGTDYAATSGPSQPASTRASPDGTRTSKQWPSNPVGGASAFGWLNTTQPPGRTAMTPK, from the exons ATGGATGCCCAGTATCCCTTTGCCTCCCGCGACGATATCTGGCGCGTTTTCGAAGAGCTGAAGGAGCTCCACGCCACACAGTTCGAACAGGCGGAGCGTATCGCGAGACTGGAACGACGGAGGGACGAGGATGCAAAGCTGAGGAGTGTTTGGGGTCCTTTGTCGCCGTTTCCTAGCTCCGTTGGGGGCACAATCCCCACAG AGCCGGTCTTCCATACCCCCGCGGACGCTTTCAAGGGCTTCGACCAAGGACACCATCACGGGGCCGTCTCTACAATGGGTCTTGACAACGAAGAGGAGCCGCGACGGGGCACTTCCAGGGCAAACAGTGTGAGGTTCGATGAAAGTGCCATTCATGGGTACTACGGGCAGGCCAATCGATCTAGCAGTGAGCTGCCACTCCGCACCGGCAGCGGTCTCGGGAGCCATCCCCTGACGGAGCGGTCCTTGTCTCATCGGTCAGATGGGAGGCAAAGCTCTTCCGGACACTCTCACCACTCGGCTCGTACCAACAGTTTGGGCCTTGAAACAACTAGCAGGATGATGAGCTCTGTCGGTGGTTCGCCGCTCATTCCTCCGCCTGGACTGTTCCTCCTGGGCCCTGTGCCATGCATCATTCGGTGCTGGCTGACTACAACCTTCTCCAATGACTCTCTCTTGTATGCTGCTGTCTGCTCGGGCTCGTATACTTCGTCACTAGGATACCCGATGGTTCAGACGCTTGGGTTGGCAGATCAAGTTGTGTACGAGGGGGAGATGCAATACATCAAGCTCCCAATATACCTTCCTGAGGCTAGTGTGCACCAAGCCTCTTCGCGGTCCAGCAGCCCCGAACCTCAAGTGCCTACTTTGACCGTTCGGTTTCTAGTTCGCGAGGTTGAGCCCGGCGACACTGCGATCCAGATTGTCTTGGGAAGCGATGTCCTCCGGTCCCACAACGCTGATGTGCTCTTTTCACAAGACAAGATCATCATGGTCGATGATGAGAGGAACAAGGTATCCATTCCCTTGGTGCGCCCCGAAGATGATTCGGTCTTCAAGTCCTTGTCTACGATGTCCGATGCCGCCCGCATCGGCCGGAAGGCTCGTTCTGTCCACGAGGACATCCAAGCGGATACAAACGGCCATGCAACGTTTGGCGTGATTGGACGTCCTCCCAGCCTCTCTCGCCGGGGTACCTCCACGTCTGCCTCTGCAAGAGAGTCTCTTGAGGGCTCCGAGGAGAGTCGAAAGGCTCGCCCGGAGACCCAAGAGCTGCCAACAGACACTGATACCCAAAAGGAGCCAAAGTCCGCCACCGAAGTTGACGCTCAGGCGAGTGGCCCTGCACGTGTGGAGGCAGCCGGAGTCTGGGGCTCGTGGAAACGCGAATCCAAGCCAGACTCGAACCCTTCTGCTACGGGCAAGGCCACCCGTGGCCGTACGATGAAAGTACTGCGGCCGACGAAATCTTCTACACGGGTGCCTACAGCCACGACCGTTCCTAGTAGTTCTGGTACCGACTATGCGGCGACCTCAGGGCCATCCCAGCCCGCGTCGACCCGAGCGTCGCCGGATGGGACACGCACGAGCAAGCAGTGGCCCAGCAATCCAGTTGGCGGGGCGTCTGCATTTGGCTGGCTCAACACCACGCAGCCACCGGGTCGGACAGCAATGACCCCTAAATGA